A stretch of the Nothobranchius furzeri strain GRZ-AD chromosome 5, NfurGRZ-RIMD1, whole genome shotgun sequence genome encodes the following:
- the LOC107378977 gene encoding sodium- and chloride-dependent transporter XTRP3 has translation MEKDTRDKWDSPTQFVLACVSYAVGLGNVWRFPYLCQMHGGGGFLIPYLLMLLLEGVPLFYLELAIGQKMRLGSIGAWTAINPYLGGLGLASVVTSVYLCLYYNIINAWSFWYLFHSFQDALPWAACPINANRTGPIEECERATPTQYFFYRETLNISSSIEENGGIHTGQALCFLLAWLITYLFIVKGVKSTGKVVYFTATFPYVVLLIYLIRGITLHGAINGVKYMFTPRMEQLANPTTWINAATQIFFSLGLGFGSLIAFASYNQYHNNFERQAIVVSLINSGTSIFSCIVTFAIYGFKATVNYENCLERTRTLLLNAFSLAEDSITMDNIFEWVTKLNTTYPEQIADLQDKLEVCNLERELNTAVEGTGLAFIVYSEAIKNMPLPQLWSVLYFFMLLLLGMGSMLGNVTAIITPLQDFKVVSHMSHELLNGVVCLLCFLLGLGFTTTSGNYWFAMFNDYGATFSLLFIVLIEVTIISYYYGIKRFEKDIEDMLGHRPNWYWKIMWAGVSPLLLIGLFIFYIVNYIQGGTPTYQAWNKDLGKSEQTDYPGFGQAFIGLLLVSSVSCIPLTALYVFCQKRGQQKQEKQQRTVGTAEASGLDREEN, from the exons GGGGATTCTTGATACCTTACCTCCTCATGTTGCTCCTGGAGGGTGTGCCCTTGTTCTACTTAGAGCTTGCCATTGGTCAGAAGATGCGTTTGGGCAGCATTGGGGCTTGGACTGCAATAAACCCTTATTTAGGAGGACTTG GTCTTGCTAGTGTTGTGACATCGGTGTATCTATGTCTCTATTACAACATCATCAATGCCTGGAGTTTCTGGTACCTGTTTCATTCATTTCAA GATGCATTGCCCTGGGCAGCTTGCCCCATAAATGCAAACAGGACAGGACCCATAGAAGAGTGTGAAAGAGCTACACCTACCCAATATTTCTTCTACAGGGAAACACTTAATATCTCCTCCTCTATTGAAGAAAATGGGGGAATCCATACAGGCCAGGCATTGTGCTTCCTATTGGCGTGGTtgattacttatttatttattgtcaaaGGAGTAAAGTCAACAGGAAAG GTTGTATATTTCACGGCAACCTTTCCTTATGTGGTTCTGTTAATCTACTTGATTCGAGGCATCACTCTTCATGGAGCCATTAATGGTGTTAAATACATGTTTACACCACGG ATGGAACAGCTTGCCAATCCCACTACTTGGATCAACGCAGCGACTCAGATCTTTTTCTCTCTGGGTTTGGGCTTTGGGTCACTCATTGCTTTTGCCAGCTACAATCAGTACCACAACAATTTTGAGCGCCAGGCCATTGTCGTCTCTCTCATTAACAGTGGGACTTCTATCTTTTCCTGCATTGTCACCTTTGCCATCTATGGATTCAAAGCTACCGTAAACTACGAGAATTGCCTGGAGAG GACACGCACTCTGCTGCTCAATGCTTTTAGTCTGGCTGAAGACAGCATCACTATGGACAACATCTTTGAATGGGTTACAAAATTGAACACAACATATCCAGAGCAGATCGCTGATCTTCAGGACAAACTGGAAGTCTGCAACTTGGAGCGTGAACTAAACACT GCTGTAGAGGGAACTGGTCTGGCCTTCATCGTGTACAGCGAGGCTATTAAGAACATGCCGTTGCCTCAGCTCTGGTCTGTCCTGTACTTCTTCATGCTCCTGCTTTTAGGAATGGGCAGTATGCTCGGAAATGTCACAGCTATTATCACCCCGCTACAAGACTTCAAGGTTGTGTCTCACATGAGTCACGAGCTTCTTAATG GTGTGGTGTGTTTACTCTGTTTTCTGCTTGGCTTGGGCTTCACCACCACATCAGGAAACTATTGGTTTGCCATGTTCAATGACTATGGAGCCACCTTCTCCTTGCTCTTCATTGTCCTGATTGAGGTCACAATCATCAGCTACTATTATGGAATCAAGAG GTTTGAGAAAGATATTGAAGATATGCTTGGTCATCGTCCTAACTGGTACTGGAAAATCATGTGGGCAGGAGTAAGTCCCCTCCTTCTTATCGGCCTCTTCATCTTTTATATTGTCAACTACATTCAAGGAGGTACACCAACTTACCAAGCATGGAACAAAGATCTG GGGAAGTCAGAGCAGACGGACTATCCTGGGTTTGGTCAGGCCTTCATTGGActgctgctggtgtcgtcagtcaGCTGTATTCCCCTCACTGCTCTTTATGTCTTCTGTCAGAAGAGAGGTCAACAAAAGCAAGAAAAGCAGCAGCGCACTGTTGGTACAGCAGAGGCGTCAGGACTGGACAGAGAAGAGAACTAA